A stretch of DNA from Pseudanabaena sp. BC1403:
AGTTTGGATCAAATCTACTTGCAAAAATTGCGGGATTCTATGCGGCTAAAGACCAAGAGACTTTTGAAACAAAACGTTTGGATCTAATCGCAAATCTAGAAATCCTCGAAGCTCAATTAGATGCATCTCCATTTTTTGCTGGTGAAAAGTTTTCACTGATCGATGCAGTCTATGCGCCCATCTTCCGATACTTTGTCACCTTTGATCGCTATCAAAATTTTGGCTTTAGCGATCGGACTCCCAAGATTAATGCTTGGCGCAAAGCCTTGTTGGAAAGACCATCTGTACAACAAGCAGTTTCTGAAAACTATTACGATTTATTAGATGAGTTTCTCAAAAAGAGAAATAGTTTTTTAAGCGAGTTGATGAATTAGTAAGGTGGGCAATACCCACCCTACTAAATTCTTGTTCCCTCCCTTTTGCAAGGGGAGGGCTAGGGTGGGGTAAGTATTATCTAATGTATGTTTCTAAGGAAGGTTGAAACTCTTCCCAACGGCGGCTGACTTGCTCGTAACAGTCGGGTGGAAAGATTTTTAGATTTTGGAATAGATTTATTTCGAGATGCTGTTCCATTTTCATGAGCAGAACAAGTTCTTGGGCTGGGGCGTAGTTACCAACTGCATGTACAAGAACTGTGATCAATTCTTGATCGAGAGAAAAAGCTTGAATTGAAGTGATTAATTCTTGTTCAGCAATAAATTGGGATTTAAATGGAGTAACTTCTAAGCCTGTGTTACTGGGAGCGATCGCACTGCGATCAATATCACAAACTACGACTCCTCGACCATTCTGCAAAAAGCCTTGCCATGCCGAATAGCCGATCATCATTAGGTTTGCGTGAATAAAGCTTTTTTGCCAATAGCCAAAATTGCCTTGCCAGTCGCTATCTTTTAACTTCATCTATTACCTCGTAGATGTAGATTTATGGATTTGAAATGAGCTTCGGCGGGCGTTCTGACTCTTTCTGCTGATCAACAGAAAATCACAGTTGCGGGACAGCGTTGGATTTGCACCAATCTTTCCCCATTACTTTTAGTGACTGCTCCTCACTAAAACCGAAAGCTGAAGTAAAAGTATAACATTAGGACTTACATAGCCCTGCACTCAAGTGCGGGCTAAAAGCTCAAACCCGTTGAAACGGGTTAATTTAAACTATTCTGTAGTCCACTTCAGTGGACTTGAGCTTTGAGCCAAGAACTTGAGTTCTTGGTTTATTTGCGTAAGTCCTAACATCTATGGGGATTGGCGATTTTTCATAGGCTGGTTTAGACAAAAACACAAAATGGCTTTGTCATTTGGTACTTTTAAAACCCTTACTGGGTTTGGTTTTTAATTCGCAAAAGTGTTAGCACGCTTTCGTGAATTGGTATTGCATCCGCTATATTAGGATAGGCGGCATTTGATATGGCTCATCCTCATCCTAAAATCCGACTATGGATCTTGAACTTTCGCGATTTTATAAGGCTTGCAACCCGACGCATCCTCTTGATTCTAGTAATGAAGAGGATCGCAGCTATTATGTTGATCTCTCAACGGTGCGGGGTGAAAAGTTAATTGAAAGTTTATCTCGTAAGATTGTGAGGATTTCACCCGATGAGTCAACCTGTCAGTTATTTACAGGACATATCGGCTGCGGCAAATC
This window harbors:
- a CDS encoding glutathione S-transferase family protein, whose translation is MQLYSNINNTLVMLPKLKLISHILCPYVQRSLITVIEKQIPCDREYIDLGNKPDWFLKISPLGKVPLLLVDGEVLFESAVICEYLDEITPNSLHPLDPLTKAKHRSWIEFGSNLLAKIAGFYAAKDQETFETKRLDLIANLEILEAQLDASPFFAGEKFSLIDAVYAPIFRYFVTFDRYQNFGFSDRTPKINAWRKALLERPSVQQAVSENYYDLLDEFLKKRNSFLSELMN